One region of Streptomyces sp. CG4 genomic DNA includes:
- a CDS encoding alpha/beta fold hydrolase: MPESASTRPRPDIGRYVSDAWRERYFAACDAVYALGAATSWEQDVETSYGTTHVYRYDPEDPAARERTPVVLVHGAGSCSAMWYPNTPALSAERPVYAIDTPGDPGRSVQCAPLHEPTDAARWLDETLAGLGLDRVHLVGSSYGGWLALNQAYRGPERLASVTLLDPGGLEKVGLRFFVWIFVSLFATFAPKSLRPRLASWLEQPVLVVPELRAMVRAGVRAYRIRRPAPQPLTEAELAAVRTPLYLVLGRRSLLVHPDRQVERVPRLIPGARAEIISRTGHGPQIDHAERTNRLMLDFMNSAERGLPALH, translated from the coding sequence GTGCCCGAGTCCGCAAGCACCCGTCCCCGGCCCGACATCGGCCGCTACGTCAGCGACGCCTGGCGCGAGCGCTACTTCGCGGCGTGCGACGCGGTGTACGCGCTGGGCGCGGCCACGTCCTGGGAGCAGGACGTGGAGACGTCGTACGGGACCACGCACGTCTACCGCTACGACCCCGAGGACCCGGCAGCCCGGGAGCGCACCCCCGTCGTCCTCGTCCACGGCGCCGGCTCCTGCTCCGCCATGTGGTACCCGAACACCCCCGCCCTCAGCGCCGAACGGCCCGTCTACGCCATCGACACCCCGGGCGACCCGGGGCGCAGCGTGCAGTGCGCGCCCCTGCACGAGCCGACGGACGCCGCCCGCTGGCTGGACGAGACACTCGCCGGGCTGGGGCTCGACCGGGTGCATCTGGTCGGCTCCTCGTACGGCGGGTGGCTCGCGCTGAACCAGGCGTACCGCGGGCCGGAGCGCCTCGCCTCGGTCACGCTGCTCGATCCCGGTGGTCTGGAGAAGGTGGGGCTGCGCTTCTTCGTCTGGATCTTCGTCAGCCTGTTCGCGACCTTCGCTCCGAAGTCGCTGCGGCCCCGCCTCGCGTCCTGGCTGGAGCAGCCGGTCCTCGTCGTGCCGGAGCTGCGCGCCATGGTCAGGGCGGGGGTGCGCGCCTACCGCATACGCCGACCCGCGCCCCAGCCCCTGACCGAGGCCGAACTGGCCGCCGTCCGCACCCCGTTGTATCTGGTGCTCGGCAGGCGCAGCCTCCTGGTCCACCCGGACCGCCAGGTGGAACGCGTTCCCCGGCTGATCCCCGGCGCCCGGGCCGAGATCATCTCCCGCACCGGGCACGGACCGCAGATCGACCACGCGGAGCGGACCAATCGTCTGATGCTCGACTTCATGAACTCCGCCGAGCGCGGCCTGCCGGCGCTGCACTGA